Proteins encoded within one genomic window of [Enterobacter] lignolyticus SCF1:
- the rpmF gene encoding 50S ribosomal protein L32 — MAVQQNKPTRSKRGMRRSHDALTAVTSLSVDKTSGETHLRHHITADGFYRGRKVIAK, encoded by the coding sequence ATGGCCGTACAACAGAATAAACCAACCCGTTCCAAACGTGGCATGCGTCGTTCCCATGACGCGCTGACCGCAGTTACCAGCCTGTCTGTAGACAAGACTTCTGGTGAAACCCACCTGCGTCACCACATTACCGCCGACGGTTTCTACCGCGGTCGCAAGGTTATCGCTAAGTAA
- the yceD gene encoding 23S rRNA accumulation protein YceD → MQKVKLPLTLDPVRTAQKRLDYQGIYTPEQVERLAESVVSVDSDVECDMTFAIDNQRLAVIKGDAKVTVSLECQRCGKPFSHQVHTTYCFSPVKNDEQAEALPEAYEPIEVNEFGEIDLRALVEDELILTLPVVPVHDSEHCEVSEADMVFGELPDEAQKPNPFAVLASLKRK, encoded by the coding sequence ATGCAAAAGGTAAAATTACCCCTGACTCTTGATCCGGTACGCACGGCTCAAAAACGCCTTGATTATCAGGGTATCTATACTCCTGAACAGGTAGAGCGTCTTGCCGAGTCTGTAGTCAGTGTGGACAGTGATGTGGAATGCGATATGACATTCGCCATCGATAACCAACGTCTCGCCGTTATCAAAGGCGATGCGAAGGTCACGGTGTCTCTTGAATGCCAGCGCTGCGGGAAACCGTTTTCACATCAGGTTCACACAACGTATTGTTTCAGCCCGGTCAAAAATGATGAACAGGCTGAAGCACTCCCGGAAGCGTATGAGCCGATTGAGGTTAACGAATTCGGTGAAATCGATCTGCGGGCGCTGGTTGAGGATGAACTCATCCTTACCCTGCCTGTAGTTCCGGTGCATGATTCTGAACACTGTGAAGTGTCCGAGGCGGACATGGTCTTTGGTGAATTGCCTGATGAAGCGCAAAAGCCAAACCCATTTGCCGTATTAGCCAGCTTAAAGCGTAAGTAA